In one Tindallia californiensis genomic region, the following are encoded:
- a CDS encoding ABC transporter ATP-binding protein, which produces MEASVLKADKIRKKYMSEKGFSVTAIEDFSLSISENEFVSILGPSGCGKSTFLRMVAGLENGNEGSLTYKDKIIKKQHPEIGMVFQDYSLLPWRTVLDNVVLGLEFEGINKKMRYEEGLKYLKIVGLENFSQAYPYELSGGMQQRVAMVRSLVKKPSLLLMDEPFGALDAHTRMILQKELLDIWEKDKKTILFVTHSVDEAIYLSDRVIVMSGSPGTVKEVIPIELPRPRDRGDASYGKLLSLLIRMLGEEYNKVKPA; this is translated from the coding sequence ATGGAAGCATCTGTACTGAAAGCAGATAAAATACGGAAAAAATATATGAGTGAAAAAGGATTTTCGGTAACGGCTATTGAAGACTTTTCTTTATCCATATCGGAAAACGAGTTTGTCTCCATTCTTGGTCCATCAGGCTGTGGTAAATCTACTTTTCTCAGAATGGTAGCTGGTCTTGAAAATGGCAACGAAGGTTCGTTGACCTATAAAGACAAAATCATCAAAAAGCAACATCCGGAAATAGGGATGGTTTTTCAAGATTATTCACTATTGCCTTGGAGAACAGTGCTGGACAATGTTGTTCTAGGGCTTGAGTTTGAAGGTATAAATAAAAAAATGCGCTACGAAGAAGGACTGAAATACTTAAAAATTGTTGGGCTGGAAAATTTTTCTCAAGCCTATCCTTATGAATTGTCAGGTGGTATGCAACAACGGGTTGCGATGGTAAGGTCATTAGTAAAGAAACCCTCATTATTGTTAATGGATGAACCCTTTGGAGCTTTAGATGCACACACAAGAATGATTCTGCAAAAGGAATTGTTGGATATATGGGAGAAGGATAAAAAAACGATCCTGTTTGTAACCCACAGTGTAGATGAAGCCATTTATCTTTCCGATCGGGTGATTGTGATGAGCGGCTCACCGGGTACTGTTAAAGAAGTTATTCCGATTGAGTTGCCAAGACCGAGAGATCGGGGAGATGCTTCGTATGGAAAACTACTCAGCCTTCTTATCAGAATGCTGGGAGAAGAATATAATAAAGTGAAGCCTGCATAA
- a CDS encoding RNA degradosome polyphosphate kinase: MELRPSKENTKPSDQYDSHHFISRELSWLEFNHRVMEESRDKNNPLFERLKFLAIVTSNLDEFFMVRVASLKDQVNAGYQKPDPAGLTPKRQLKHISQRVHRMVKDQYNTFNKSLKPLLQKEGFYLLRRDQISAEQHGFLEDYFKKMLYPVLTPMAVDSSRPFPLILNRSLNIAMLVQGEEATTPTFATVQVPSVLPRVIELPPGESGRSFIMLEEIIMLFANRLFSGHQVLSAAPYRITRNADLTIEEEEAKDLLMEIEKSIKRRRWGAAIRLEIDAGMEEALRDFLQSALEIHKGEIYLIKGPLDLSFLMKINKIKGFDHLLFEPTEPVMPIEFTGEESIFDIIAKGDRFLHHPYDSFQPVVRFVQEAAADPKVLAIKQTLYRVSGDSPIIQALAEAAEAGKQVTVLVEVMARFDEENNILWAKKLEQAGCHVIYGLVGLKTHSKIILVVRKEEDRIKRYLHLGTGNYNDNTAKLYTDMGLLTCNEYYGAEASAFFNMLTGYSQPPDLYKLTVAPLNLRQTFARYIRREAEHARQGKKAAIIAQMNSLVDPHIITELYDASQAGVKVKLLVRGICCLRPGVEGVSENIEVRSIVGRFLEHPRIYRFYNDGEKNIYLSSADWMTRNLDRRVELMFEIENKSLKNNLEKILEIIFSDTQKTRILGADGLYKRVDRRGKIKLNAQEYFCGRAVEKNKQARKKEENKEIGEPITSSEDIAK, from the coding sequence ATGGAACTTAGACCGTCCAAAGAGAATACAAAGCCCTCTGATCAATATGATAGCCATCATTTTATTAGTCGTGAGCTTAGCTGGCTGGAGTTTAATCATCGGGTAATGGAAGAAAGCAGGGATAAAAACAACCCCCTCTTTGAAAGATTGAAGTTTTTAGCTATTGTGACATCGAATTTGGATGAATTTTTCATGGTACGGGTAGCCTCCTTGAAAGACCAGGTGAATGCTGGGTACCAAAAACCAGACCCTGCCGGATTAACACCTAAACGACAGTTGAAGCATATTTCCCAACGGGTTCATCGGATGGTGAAAGATCAGTACAACACCTTTAATAAAAGCCTGAAGCCGCTCTTGCAAAAGGAAGGTTTTTATTTGTTGCGACGTGACCAAATTTCAGCCGAACAACATGGATTTCTGGAAGATTATTTTAAAAAAATGCTCTATCCGGTTTTGACACCAATGGCCGTAGATTCCAGTCGACCATTTCCTCTCATTTTGAACCGAAGCTTAAACATTGCGATGTTGGTGCAGGGAGAAGAAGCCACAACACCTACTTTTGCCACCGTTCAGGTACCGTCAGTCCTGCCACGGGTCATCGAACTTCCGCCAGGAGAATCAGGAAGAAGCTTTATAATGCTGGAAGAAATCATCATGCTTTTTGCAAACCGTCTTTTTTCCGGACATCAGGTACTGTCGGCGGCACCTTATAGGATTACCCGTAATGCGGATCTGACTATCGAAGAGGAAGAAGCGAAAGACTTATTAATGGAAATCGAAAAATCCATTAAACGAAGACGATGGGGTGCGGCAATTCGATTGGAAATAGATGCCGGGATGGAGGAGGCACTTCGGGACTTCTTGCAATCAGCGCTGGAAATACATAAAGGTGAAATATACCTTATTAAAGGCCCCTTAGACCTTAGCTTTCTAATGAAAATAAATAAAATAAAAGGCTTTGATCATTTATTGTTTGAACCGACAGAGCCTGTTATGCCCATTGAATTTACAGGAGAAGAAAGTATTTTTGACATTATTGCCAAAGGGGATCGTTTCCTCCATCATCCTTATGATAGTTTTCAGCCGGTAGTGCGGTTTGTGCAAGAAGCCGCCGCCGATCCAAAGGTATTAGCCATTAAACAGACCCTGTACCGGGTCAGTGGAGATTCGCCGATTATTCAAGCCTTGGCTGAAGCCGCTGAAGCCGGAAAGCAAGTGACGGTACTGGTAGAAGTAATGGCACGCTTTGATGAAGAAAACAACATCCTTTGGGCAAAGAAACTAGAACAGGCTGGATGTCACGTCATTTATGGGTTGGTTGGATTAAAAACTCATTCGAAAATTATTTTGGTCGTTCGTAAAGAAGAAGATCGGATTAAAAGGTACTTACATCTTGGGACGGGCAATTATAATGACAATACAGCAAAACTTTATACGGATATGGGACTGTTAACTTGTAATGAATATTACGGAGCAGAAGCTTCAGCTTTTTTTAACATGTTAACAGGGTATTCGCAACCACCGGATTTGTATAAATTGACGGTAGCACCCTTAAACCTGCGACAAACCTTTGCTCGATATATTCGGCGGGAAGCAGAACATGCCCGTCAAGGTAAAAAAGCAGCAATTATTGCCCAGATGAACTCTCTTGTGGATCCTCATATTATTACAGAGCTTTACGATGCTTCTCAGGCTGGTGTTAAAGTAAAGCTTCTGGTAAGAGGAATTTGTTGTTTGCGGCCCGGAGTAGAAGGGGTCAGTGAAAATATTGAAGTGCGAAGCATTGTGGGAAGGTTTTTAGAACATCCAAGAATTTATCGGTTTTACAATGACGGCGAAAAAAATATTTATCTGTCCAGTGCTGACTGGATGACCCGGAATCTGGATCGGCGGGTAGAGTTAATGTTTGAAATAGAAAATAAATCACTGAAAAATAACCTTGAAAAAATCTTAGAAATTATTTTTTCAGACACGCAAAAAACGAGAATACTCGGCGCTGATGGGCTTTATAAAAGAGTTGACCGTCGGGGAAAAATAAAACTCAATGCTCAGGAATACTTTTGTGGCCGCGCAGTAGAAAAGAACAAACAGGCCAGAAAAAAAGAAGAAAATAAAGAGATAGGCGAACCAATTACTTCCAGTGAGGACATTGCAAAGTAG
- the saoP gene encoding ABC transporter permease subunit SaoP (Most members of this family are selenoproteins with the selenocysteine residue at the channel-gating position.), which produces MFPSIIGRFDKAGVKVNGTKLHWLGSVAFLFVIWQAASMYYQSNLLLPSPMVTMIALGDAITDQSVLLNMAITLRRVLLGFFYATLIGLPLGFLMGYSGTILKIFDPLISSMRQVPIMAWIPLAIVWLGLGDGPTIFLIAMAGIFPLVLNTINGVQNISPDYYNAAKSMGAGKLSIFTSVIVPSSMPDILNGMRLAISAGWMSVIUAEFIATSAGFGYSMVQAQTRMQTDRLIALMIMAGLVGYIIDRLIMLLQRALVKWKYV; this is translated from the coding sequence ATGTTTCCATCGATTATAGGTCGGTTTGATAAAGCTGGTGTCAAAGTAAATGGAACAAAACTCCACTGGTTAGGCAGCGTAGCTTTTTTATTTGTGATCTGGCAAGCAGCTTCCATGTATTATCAAAGCAACTTGTTGTTGCCATCACCCATGGTGACTATGATTGCTCTAGGCGATGCTATCACCGATCAGTCGGTCTTGCTCAATATGGCTATAACACTTCGTCGTGTGCTGTTAGGCTTTTTTTATGCCACTCTGATTGGATTACCTTTAGGTTTCCTGATGGGATACTCTGGAACCATTTTGAAAATATTCGATCCACTCATTAGTTCTATGAGACAAGTACCTATTATGGCATGGATTCCATTGGCAATTGTCTGGCTAGGTCTGGGTGACGGACCAACTATTTTCTTAATTGCAATGGCAGGGATCTTTCCACTGGTATTAAATACGATAAACGGAGTACAGAACATATCACCGGATTACTATAATGCGGCAAAAAGTATGGGCGCCGGCAAACTGAGCATCTTTACATCTGTAATTGTTCCCAGTTCAATGCCAGACATTCTAAATGGCATGCGGTTAGCGATTAGTGCCGGATGGATGTCTGTTATATGAGCGGAGTTCATTGCGACGAGTGCCGGGTTCGGCTACTCTATGGTTCAGGCACAGACAAGGATGCAGACAGATCGCTTAATTGCTCTGATGATTATGGCTGGTCTTGTTGGTTATATCATTGACCGCCTTATCATGCTACTTCAGCGTGCGTTAGTGAAGTGGAAATATGTCTAA
- a CDS encoding Ppx/GppA phosphatase family protein, translating to MNRKRKPTVMSAIDIGSYSLKMRIVEVDEEGNTRLLDRVTHPAALGKDTFSTGKVSYETVEHICEILTGFQQLMQEYGSRHYRALATSAIREAENREYLIDQIRLKTGLKVEVINNAQERYLTYKAIRENLPDHQAIREEGVLVVEVGSGSIEMTIYDRGSMQLTHNIKLGHLRLREVLSDLEKRSLDFPRLLEEYIESHLDAIQHIHQDYPIRHLVVLGSEMKAINRLCNDPDSLENKNTISIEALEKLFKEVQEKPAEFMADTYQISMDLASILLPSLMIMKKFFQMTEATQYYTPLVSLSDGIVSDFIDQRFYTERLKEFNKDIQQQAMNLLKKYHGDEKHALDVEEKAVLFFDALKKTHGMKEREKFLLKLACKLHDIGKFVNLNQHYEHSYTLIKASPILSLSEEELEMVANVSKYHSSRTPRKDHDSYLRLKGKDRVTTAKLTAILRLADAMDRSHRQKIYDVKVRQQNKEMVILGIADVDTLLEEWTFEIKSEFFQEVFGIKPTLKVKRRLTNGT from the coding sequence ATGAATCGAAAACGAAAACCCACGGTGATGAGTGCCATTGACATTGGCTCCTACTCTCTTAAAATGAGAATTGTTGAAGTGGATGAAGAAGGAAATACCAGACTCTTAGATCGGGTTACTCACCCGGCAGCTTTAGGAAAAGATACGTTTTCAACAGGCAAAGTAAGTTACGAAACCGTAGAGCATATCTGTGAAATCCTAACAGGGTTTCAGCAATTAATGCAGGAATATGGCTCTCGTCATTATCGTGCCTTAGCCACCAGTGCTATTCGAGAAGCAGAAAACAGAGAGTATCTGATTGATCAGATACGATTGAAAACCGGGCTGAAAGTGGAAGTCATTAATAATGCCCAGGAACGATATTTAACCTATAAAGCAATCCGGGAAAACCTGCCAGATCATCAAGCCATTCGTGAAGAAGGGGTCCTAGTAGTGGAAGTGGGATCAGGGAGCATCGAAATGACCATCTATGATAGGGGTTCCATGCAACTAACCCATAACATCAAATTAGGGCATTTAAGGCTGAGGGAAGTGTTATCAGATCTGGAAAAACGAAGCCTTGATTTTCCACGGCTATTGGAGGAATATATCGAAAGTCACTTAGATGCTATCCAGCATATTCACCAAGACTATCCAATCCGCCATTTAGTAGTATTGGGAAGCGAGATGAAAGCAATCAACCGTCTCTGTAATGATCCAGATTCTCTGGAAAACAAAAATACGATTTCAATAGAAGCACTTGAAAAGCTGTTTAAGGAAGTGCAGGAAAAGCCGGCTGAATTTATGGCGGATACCTATCAAATATCTATGGACCTGGCCTCTATTCTTTTGCCCTCGCTGATGATCATGAAAAAGTTCTTTCAGATGACGGAAGCGACACAATACTATACCCCATTGGTATCACTGAGTGACGGAATCGTTTCTGACTTTATCGATCAGCGTTTTTATACAGAGAGGCTGAAAGAGTTTAATAAGGATATTCAGCAACAGGCAATGAATTTATTAAAAAAGTATCATGGTGATGAGAAACATGCCTTGGATGTGGAAGAAAAAGCGGTCCTGTTCTTTGACGCACTTAAAAAAACCCATGGGATGAAAGAACGGGAAAAATTCCTTCTTAAGTTGGCCTGTAAACTACATGATATCGGGAAATTTGTTAACCTGAACCAACATTATGAGCATTCCTATACCCTTATTAAAGCATCGCCTATTCTGAGCCTCTCTGAAGAAGAGTTAGAAATGGTTGCTAATGTTTCAAAATACCACAGCAGTCGGACACCTCGCAAAGACCATGATTCTTATCTTCGTCTAAAAGGAAAAGACCGGGTAACTACGGCTAAACTGACAGCCATCCTTCGGTTGGCAGACGCCATGGATCGGAGTCATCGCCAAAAAATTTACGATGTAAAGGTAAGGCAGCAAAACAAAGAAATGGTTATTTTAGGGATTGCTGATGTGGACACCTTATTGGAAGAATGGACATTTGAAATAAAATCTGAATTTTTTCAAGAAGTTTTTGGTATAAAACCTACACTTAAAGTGAAAAGGAGGCTAACGAATGGAACTTAG
- a CDS encoding ABC transporter permease, whose product MKLRTVRPLILPVLFLVGWQLLAVRMDNMVVLPPVERVGGILLNPTEPLISLGSLANNVFTSLSRVLIGYFLAAFIAVPVGILMGYKPRCHDLFSNFFGIFRPIPPLAWVPLVLAWFGITSLANYMPVQSGFLYLHFRKIQISMVFIIFLGAFFPMLTSTVYGVQSVPKTLVESAKTLGAKEKDLILKVIIPAAAPSIINGMRTAMGVAWMCLVAAEMLPGSVAGVGYMISHAYSLARTDIVIAGMIAIGMVGALLDYLFRSIERYKFRWLYRSGS is encoded by the coding sequence ATGAAATTAAGAACAGTAAGGCCATTAATTCTACCAGTGTTATTTTTAGTGGGATGGCAGTTATTAGCGGTTCGCATGGATAATATGGTTGTTTTGCCTCCGGTAGAAAGGGTCGGTGGAATCCTGCTAAATCCTACAGAACCACTGATTAGCCTGGGGTCTTTGGCAAATAATGTATTTACAAGTCTTTCCAGAGTGCTGATTGGATACTTTCTAGCGGCTTTTATTGCCGTACCGGTAGGCATTCTTATGGGGTATAAACCTCGATGCCATGATTTGTTTAGTAATTTTTTTGGTATTTTTCGACCGATACCCCCATTGGCTTGGGTTCCATTGGTATTAGCCTGGTTTGGAATTACTAGCTTAGCAAATTATATGCCGGTACAGTCTGGGTTTTTATACCTGCATTTCAGAAAAATACAGATTTCTATGGTGTTTATTATTTTTTTAGGAGCTTTTTTTCCCATGCTAACCAGCACGGTTTATGGTGTTCAAAGCGTTCCCAAAACCTTGGTAGAATCAGCTAAAACCTTAGGGGCAAAAGAAAAAGACTTGATCTTGAAGGTGATCATCCCTGCAGCTGCTCCGTCAATTATCAATGGAATGAGGACGGCGATGGGAGTTGCCTGGATGTGCCTTGTGGCAGCTGAAATGCTTCCGGGTAGTGTGGCAGGCGTAGGGTACATGATTTCTCATGCCTATTCCCTGGCAAGGACGGATATTGTGATAGCTGGGATGATTGCGATTGGTATGGTTGGCGCCTTACTAGACTATTTGTTTCGAAGTATTGAACGGTATAAATTTCGGTGGCTATACCGATCAGGTTCGTAA
- a CDS encoding ABC transporter substrate-binding protein, which yields MSIKWKGILAIMLLIALVLTACGGNEGEETAEVVANETEQVEESDGEEKDLPTLNVGYIYNDHSLPIMVAAHKAEEFKERGAYLETVIDKERYRLISAEGEPVANLEMIVTNSGSEAATLFAQNQLDISFFSITVVMSNRDRDVPIKALGPIHTEGNSMVFRKDMGIGSWDEFEQYVKEADEPVTLGYLSPTSSVTIITKSALEKNGIHYTEDPDDRDADVLLVNLRATSNYMPALTSGQVDGWVGPSPFPMVAEYEEVGIKTADTKDYAPIGHWVDFPCCCLVASESAIEAYPEAMAVFVELMEHTAEFSNENRDEAAIVVAEWIGIPEEAAKMSTVRYTTVPTEGWMRGTEILYHFLDDSDHFEGGLAGMEFEEVEGEIFDFRYTQ from the coding sequence ATGAGCATAAAATGGAAAGGCATATTGGCAATAATGCTATTAATAGCACTAGTTTTAACAGCTTGTGGAGGCAATGAAGGCGAAGAAACAGCGGAAGTGGTGGCAAATGAAACAGAGCAAGTGGAAGAAAGCGATGGGGAAGAAAAAGACCTGCCAACCCTAAATGTAGGATACATTTATAATGATCATAGCCTACCTATTATGGTGGCAGCACATAAAGCTGAGGAATTTAAGGAAAGAGGCGCTTACCTGGAAACTGTTATTGACAAAGAACGGTATCGGTTAATATCAGCAGAAGGAGAACCAGTGGCTAATCTTGAAATGATTGTGACCAATAGTGGTTCTGAAGCGGCCACTTTGTTTGCTCAGAATCAGTTGGATATATCCTTTTTCTCGATTACAGTTGTTATGTCGAATCGAGACCGGGATGTGCCGATTAAAGCGTTAGGGCCGATTCATACCGAAGGAAACTCGATGGTATTTCGAAAAGATATGGGTATTGGAAGTTGGGATGAATTTGAGCAATATGTGAAAGAGGCGGATGAGCCTGTTACACTAGGGTACTTGTCGCCTACCAGCTCAGTAACCATCATCACCAAAAGTGCTCTTGAAAAAAATGGTATCCACTATACAGAAGATCCGGATGATCGTGATGCGGATGTGCTTTTAGTAAACCTAAGAGCTACTTCCAATTACATGCCGGCACTAACAAGTGGTCAGGTAGATGGGTGGGTTGGACCGTCACCATTCCCAATGGTAGCAGAGTACGAAGAGGTAGGCATTAAAACAGCTGATACAAAAGATTATGCCCCTATCGGCCATTGGGTAGATTTTCCTTGTTGCTGTCTGGTGGCCAGTGAAAGTGCGATTGAAGCCTATCCGGAAGCGATGGCCGTTTTTGTAGAATTAATGGAGCATACGGCAGAATTTAGTAATGAAAATAGAGATGAAGCGGCTATTGTTGTAGCGGAATGGATAGGCATTCCGGAAGAAGCTGCAAAGATGTCAACGGTTCGTTATACGACAGTTCCAACAGAAGGTTGGATGCGAGGAACCGAAATTCTCTACCACTTCTTGGATGACAGCGATCATTTTGAAGGTGGCCTGGCAGGAATGGAGTTCGAAGAAGTGGAAGGAGAAATATTTGACTTTCGATATACTCAGTAG
- the saoB gene encoding ABC transporter substrate-binding (seleno)protein SaoB yields the protein MTSQKNESVKNIIKKRIGILIPLLISGMMLWMHFHYEADMPDGSLILGVPDDAGGLVVDYLINEKNFPVKQEDVYGIHTLRDCCSSTAEWALSGNRMHMAIVCPDAAQRLIEKDPRYQIVGPVLANSDMLVKHPSKSVKKIGITQNRWYQKEIIEKQFGEEVEVAAMLPAALPYAYEMGEVQGIVVDITQGIYLPGEHLPGYKKSERITYVLIARDGIMETQEAQFFLELWQEAMDELKDMETLQTAIDHYMKKEKTGKETTGKEAEQWMNLGMKLMNPMEK from the coding sequence AATGAATCTGTGAAAAATATTATAAAAAAGAGAATAGGAATCTTAATCCCTTTATTGATTAGCGGAATGATGTTATGGATGCACTTTCATTATGAAGCGGATATGCCAGACGGCAGCTTAATTCTAGGAGTGCCGGACGATGCCGGTGGGCTGGTGGTAGATTATCTGATCAATGAAAAGAATTTTCCTGTGAAACAGGAAGATGTGTATGGAATTCACACATTGAGAGATTGTTGCTCAAGCACGGCAGAATGGGCTTTGAGTGGAAATCGGATGCATATGGCCATTGTTTGTCCAGATGCGGCTCAGCGGCTCATTGAAAAAGATCCAAGATACCAAATCGTTGGTCCTGTATTGGCCAATTCGGATATGCTTGTAAAGCATCCTTCGAAGTCGGTGAAAAAAATAGGAATTACTCAAAATCGCTGGTATCAAAAGGAAATTATTGAAAAGCAGTTTGGGGAAGAAGTGGAAGTGGCAGCCATGCTACCGGCTGCCCTTCCCTATGCCTATGAAATGGGCGAAGTTCAAGGGATTGTTGTCGATATTACTCAAGGAATTTATCTGCCCGGAGAACATTTGCCTGGATATAAAAAATCAGAGCGTATTACCTACGTACTGATTGCACGAGATGGCATTATGGAGACTCAGGAAGCCCAGTTTTTTCTGGAGCTTTGGCAGGAAGCCATGGATGAACTTAAAGATATGGAAACATTACAAACGGCTATTGATCACTATATGAAAAAAGAAAAGACAGGAAAAGAAACGACAGGAAAGGAGGCGGAACAATGGATGAATTTAGGGATGAAGCTAATGAACCCGATGGAAAAGTAA
- the ppx gene encoding exopolyphosphatase, with protein sequence MNKKIAVIDLGSNSIRMLLMKVYEDGSYKMLDQVKDMVRLSEGMGEERTLKPLPIKRTMKTLKLFRRLLQVHQTDYVIPVATAAVRSAVNQKMFLEKVEAETGFQFRVITGEEEAYYGYMGVINTLPVERGITIDIGGASTEIGWIEKGQLKESVSLDFGAVTLTEKYIGRENISEEKVQEVEACVEKELEKLEWLTALKHYPVVGLGGTIRTLAKMDKHKIGYPLESLHNYQMTFAEVEDAYGKVTTGTVPEIRKLPGINKDRADIIAAGLAPVHAIMKKLKTDKLVISGHGVREGVFFEQYLKEIQYPKPVLEDVLFHSADNIIKNFGMNEKHCHRVKKLALALFDQTMELHKMGEKERKLLAVAALFHDLGMSIDYYNHHKHGFYLALNVRVNGLRNYERVMVAFLVGSHRESNLKEDWKQFDMLVKEEDMEKVEKLSLFLKIAEKLDRSEYGSVEDLACYVTKEDVQIMVKAEDQPELEVTSAMTYQKEFKKMYHRKLIIV encoded by the coding sequence ATGAATAAAAAAATTGCGGTGATTGACTTAGGTTCTAACTCTATCCGAATGCTGTTGATGAAAGTGTATGAAGATGGCTCCTATAAGATGTTAGACCAGGTAAAAGATATGGTGCGGCTTAGTGAAGGAATGGGGGAAGAAAGAACTCTAAAACCCCTTCCAATCAAACGGACCATGAAAACCCTGAAATTATTTCGGAGACTACTTCAGGTGCATCAGACAGATTATGTTATTCCTGTTGCGACGGCGGCTGTTCGGTCAGCGGTAAATCAAAAAATGTTTTTGGAAAAAGTAGAAGCTGAAACCGGTTTTCAGTTTCGGGTCATTACCGGAGAAGAAGAAGCTTATTATGGATATATGGGTGTTATTAATACCTTACCCGTAGAGCGAGGCATTACCATTGATATTGGAGGTGCCAGCACGGAGATTGGCTGGATTGAAAAGGGCCAGTTGAAAGAATCTGTTTCTTTGGATTTTGGAGCCGTTACCTTAACAGAAAAATATATTGGCCGGGAAAATATTTCAGAGGAAAAGGTGCAGGAAGTAGAAGCTTGCGTTGAAAAAGAACTGGAAAAGCTGGAATGGCTCACAGCGCTGAAACATTATCCGGTGGTGGGGCTAGGCGGTACGATTCGGACTTTAGCCAAGATGGATAAACATAAGATTGGATATCCTTTGGAAAGTTTGCATAACTATCAAATGACCTTTGCAGAAGTGGAAGATGCTTATGGGAAGGTAACGACAGGAACGGTGCCGGAAATAAGAAAGCTGCCTGGTATTAATAAAGATCGGGCGGATATTATTGCAGCAGGGTTGGCTCCGGTTCATGCCATTATGAAAAAACTCAAAACCGATAAATTGGTGATCAGTGGTCATGGGGTTCGGGAAGGTGTGTTTTTCGAACAATACTTAAAAGAGATCCAATACCCCAAACCGGTATTGGAGGACGTTTTATTTCATTCTGCCGATAATATTATTAAAAATTTTGGAATGAACGAAAAACATTGTCATCGGGTTAAAAAATTGGCCTTGGCTCTTTTTGATCAGACTATGGAACTGCATAAAATGGGAGAGAAAGAACGGAAGTTGTTGGCTGTTGCGGCCCTGTTTCATGATCTGGGAATGAGCATCGACTACTATAATCATCATAAGCACGGTTTCTATCTGGCGCTGAATGTGCGGGTGAATGGACTGAGAAATTATGAACGAGTGATGGTTGCTTTTCTGGTAGGATCTCATCGGGAAAGCAACCTGAAAGAAGACTGGAAGCAGTTTGATATGCTGGTGAAGGAAGAAGATATGGAGAAAGTAGAAAAACTGAGCCTGTTTTTGAAAATAGCCGAGAAATTAGATCGCAGCGAATATGGAAGCGTGGAAGATCTGGCCTGCTATGTGACAAAGGAAGATGTGCAAATTATGGTAAAAGCAGAAGATCAACCAGAATTAGAAGTTACCAGTGCGATGACCTATCAGAAAGAGTTCAAAAAAATGTATCACCGAAAACTAATTATTGTATAG
- a CDS encoding tripartite tricarboxylate transporter permease yields MCIGLALGAIPSLGTSVGIRVLLPLTFGVESVGAMIFLIGLYKGSLLGGSISDILLNTPGTAGAVVTY; encoded by the coding sequence ATGTGCATAGGTTTGGCATTGGGCGCTATACCGAGTCTTGGCACATCCGTTGGGATAAGGGTGCTACTTCCGTTGACTTTTGGCGTGGAATCCGTAGGAGCAATGATTTTTCTAATTGGTTTGTATAAAGGCTCTTTGTTAGGTGGTTCCATTTCAGATATTTTATTAAACACGCCTGGTACAGCTGGTGCAGTTGTTACGTATTGA